GTTGCCACCTTATAGTTACCGGAAAGCAGCCGTACAAGATATTCCGTCTGCGGTGTTTTGCCGGTACCACCAGTGCTCAGGTTACCAATTGCGATCACGGGGACAGGAAAGCTATGGGATGTAAAGATGCCTTTATCGTATAGAAAATTCCTTACTGCGGTAACAGCCCAATAGATCAGGGAAAAAGGGAATAAAATTTTTCTCAGGAAATCCATGCGGCGAAGATACGATTTTCGATGAACTCCCTTGTGCAGGGCTGCCAAATATTCTGATTTGCAGGTAAAATGCGGGAACTTCAATTGAAGGAGATAATAGTAACAATTTTTATTCGGTAAAAAATAATGTTTAACGCTTTTATTTTAGGTTTTTAGAAAGTTTTTTCATTTTTTTGCTCCACGCAAAACAATTAATGCTCACAAACATGAAAAAATTAATACTATCCATAGCTATTCTGGCAGTAATGACATTCGCAGCCTGCTCTGACGATGAGAAGGATTACACGCCGCATTACACGATATGCCAGCACTGCGACATCCCCGAAGAGGATGGCTATGAAGTATGTACCGGAGACAATGGCAATGCTTATGTGGGTAATGCAGACACAGGAATAGAAACATCTCATTATTTTGAACTTTTTTGCGACAATGTACCAGAAATTCCAGGCGGTGGCGGCGGAACGACATATACAGACTGCGTACTGTGTATATCGGATGCGCATCCTGAAGGTGTAAAAATATGCAAGGGCACAAATGGTAATGCGTTTACATTTGTTGGCGATACGGCGACCGACACCGGAGAAGCATATGCAACTTTCCTTACGTCACAAAATTGCACAAGCGCAGAACCTATTGAAGAAGATGTACCTTTGACAAATTGTGTAACCTGTATGGCTGAAGGAATAAACGTTGGCGATATTTGCAAAGGTTCAAACGGACACGCGTATGATGGAAATACAGATACGGGACAACCTTATCAAGACTACATTAATTTCCTTCAAATGGGGGGCGCAACCTGCGAATAAAAATATCTATATCTCTAAACCGCTCTCTTCAGGGCGGTTTTTTTTTGCTTAACTTTGAAATCCTACTTAAAACAGCTGCATGAAAATAAAAGACATTATTGCAATACTGGAAGAAATGGCTCCTTTGGCATATGCCGAAGATTTTGATAATGTAGGGCTGCTTACTGGCAACGCCAGTGATGAAGCAAAAGGTGTTTTGGTATGCCACGATGCTTTGGAGAATGTTATTGATGAGGCTATAGCCAAAAACTGCAATGTGGTAGTGTGTTTCCACCCTATCTTATTTTCCGGGCTGAAAAAAATCACCGGTAAAAATTATGTGGAGCGCGCCGTAATAAAAGCCATAAAAAACGATATTGCCATCTATGCCGTTCATACCGCGCTCGACAACCATAAGCATGGCGTGAACAGGATATTCTGCGATGCGCTTGGATTGAAAAACACAAAAATATTGGTACCGAAAGAAGGCTTTATCCGGAAACTTGTCACCTACACCATTGCCGAAAACCATGAAAAACTCCGCAATGCGCTGTTTGATGCAGGGGCAGGTAATATCGGCAATTATGAGAATTGCAGCTTCAACAGCCAGGGGCTCGGTACCTACCAGGGCAATGCCGACAGCAATCCGCAGATTGGCGAGCGCGGCGAATTTACAGAAACACAGGAGATAAAGATCGAAGTAACTTTCGAGAAGCACCTCGAAGGTAAAATATTAAAAGCGCTTTTCAGCAACCATGTGTATGAGGAAGTGGCTTATGAAATTTACAGCCTTGAAAACCGCCACCAGAACATAGGCCTCGGCATGACGGGTGAGCTTAAAACACCAATGACAGAAAAAGAATTCCTGGAATTTGTAAAAGAAAAAATGCAGGCAGGCGGCATACGCCATAGTGCATTTACCGGACGGGATGTGAGAAAGGTAGCCGTTCTGGGCGGTTCAGGCAGTTTTGCAATCAAAAGCGCCATCGCGGCGGGGGCGGATGTTTTCCTTACAGCCGACCTGAAATACCACCAGTTCTACGAAGCGGAAGGAAAGCTGCTTTTGGCCGACATAGGCCATTTTGAGAGCGAACGCTTTACAAAGGATTATATGGCGGGCTTCCTTTCTGAAAGGATTGCGCATATTCCGGTAGTGCTTTCCGGCGAGGATACAAATCCTGTATATTATTTATAGTGTTATAAAAGCGGCTTTGATAAGGCATTGGGACAAAAAAAAATTTAGTTGTCCATCTTAGGAAAAAATTCCCTAATTTTGCAATCATTTTATCGGAATAGAATACAAATCCAGTTAAGTACTTATACATATGGCGAATACCAAGGAACTGAGTGTTGAAGACAAATTAAGGGCACTTTATGATCTGCAATTGATCGACTCCAGAATTGATGAAATCAGGAACGTGAGGGGCGAGCTTCCTCTTGAGGTGGAAGATCTTGAAGATGAAGTTGCCGGGCTAAGCACAAGGCTTGAGAAGCTTAAGACTGACCTTGAATCTATTGAGGAGCAGATAAAAGAGAAAAAAGGCGCTATTGAAGACCACAAAGCAGCCATTAAAAAATATACAGAGCAGCAAAAGAATGTGCGCAATAACCGCGAATTCAACTCACTAAGTAAAGAGATTGAATTCCAGGAGCTTGAGATACAACTTGCCGAAAAGCAAATCAGGGAAATGAAGGCTTCTATCGAGCACAAGACAGAAACCATTGCCCAGTCTTCGGAGAGACTTGAAGCCAAAACTTCGCACCTTAGCCACAAAAAATCTGAGCTTGACGCTATCATGGCCGAAACCGAGAAAGAAGAAAGCTTCCTTATCGAAAAATCGGCTGAATATGAAGGCATGATCGAAGAGAGGCTTCTCAATGCCTACAAAAGGATCAGGACCAGCGTGAGGAACGGCCTTGCCGTGGTTTCTATCGAAAGGGGCGCTTCTGCAGGTTCTTTCTTTACCATCCCGCCGCAAACGCAGATGGAGATCGCTGCCCGCAAAAAGATCATTACTGATGAGCATAGCGGAAGAATCCTTGTTGACAGCTCGCTTGCTGACGAAGAAAGAGAGAAAATGGAACAATTGTTCTCAAAAATATAATGACGAAGCCCCCGCACACCGGGGGCTTTTTAATTGCCATGCGGAAAGCCTTTACGTATATCATGACTAAGCTGCTCGGGTTATACATCAACATACTTAGCTACATTTCCCCAAAGAAAGCCACAAAGCTGGCCTATCGTTTTTTTAGCGAGCCCCGTAGCGGAAGGCTGCTGAAAGAGCAGTTGCCGGATGTCCTGAAGAAAGCGCATGCCGAGATGGTTACACACGGTGAATTCGTTTTCCCGATGTACACCTGGAAAGGCAATGACACCAAAGTATTACTGGTACATGGCTGGGAAAGCAATGCTTCCCGCTGGGAGGAATTTATCGGGTACCTGAAGCGTTCCGGGAGCACTGTAATAGCGCTTGACGCCCCTGCACACGGGCTATCATCGGGGGTGGAATTCAATGTGCCCCGTTATGCTGAATTTATAGACGTAGTGGTAAAGAAATTTAGCCCGCATTATCTTGTAGGGCATTCCCTTGGCGGAGCAACAGCGTTGTATTACCAGTCGCATTACCCTAATGACAGCATCGAAAAACTGGTGATTCTCGGAGCGCCATCCGACCTCAACACGCTGCTTACCAATTATGCCGGGCTGCTGAACCTCAACAGCAATGTATTCCTGCTGCTCAGGAAACATTTTTTCGATCATTTCAGGATAAAGACCGACGAGTTTTCGGGCAGTGTGTTTGCTTCGAAAATAAAAGTAAAGGGCTTGCTCGCCCATGATGTAAATGACGATATAGTAGCCTATAAAGAAGGAAAAAAAATAGCGGAAGCGTGGCCTGCAGCCGAGTTTGTTACAACAAAGGGGCTTGGGCACAGCATGCACGATGAAAAGCTGTACAACCGCATTTATGATTTCCTTTTCGATAAAAAAGCTTAGCCACAAATTACCCGAATTTCACCAATCAATGGCTGGTTCACATAACCTGTGGCTAATGATATAGCAGAAATTATCCGCTTTATTATTTTTTGATCACCCTCTTCGAAACAGTTTTATCACCATCGGTAACCTTTACAATATAGATGCCTTTCGACAAACTGCTGAAGTCGATCTGCTGCCCATTGTCGGCTAAAACGACACTATTTACTAACTGGCCAAGCGAATTGTATACTTCTGCTTTTGCATTACCGGAAAAACCATCAGCTGTAAGCGTAAGCCTGTCCTGCACCGGGTTGGGATATACTGCGAAAGATGCTATCTCAGCAGTTGGTGTCCCAAGCATATTGGCAATTTCGGCAATAGCGTTTTCCATATTAGGGATCGGGCCTATGGGTGTGTCTTCTGTAGCTGCGCCCTGCGGCGTACCGGTAGCAATAAGCAGGTCCCTCATTTGAGGCCCCGTAAGGTATTCGCCGGTAAGGCTATGATAATAGGATTGCAATACGGCCACGCATGAAGACACGATTGGGGTGGCCGAGCTGGTTCCGGAAAACATGGTATACGACTGGTTGAAATCGCCCCCCACCTGAAGCACATCGCCATACCCGGATGAATAAACCCCTTGTCCCCAGGCATGCACATCTACCCTGCTGCCATAGGTACTAAAATC
Above is a genomic segment from Flavobacterium album containing:
- a CDS encoding Nif3-like dinuclear metal center hexameric protein; its protein translation is MKIKDIIAILEEMAPLAYAEDFDNVGLLTGNASDEAKGVLVCHDALENVIDEAIAKNCNVVVCFHPILFSGLKKITGKNYVERAVIKAIKNDIAIYAVHTALDNHKHGVNRIFCDALGLKNTKILVPKEGFIRKLVTYTIAENHEKLRNALFDAGAGNIGNYENCSFNSQGLGTYQGNADSNPQIGERGEFTETQEIKIEVTFEKHLEGKILKALFSNHVYEEVAYEIYSLENRHQNIGLGMTGELKTPMTEKEFLEFVKEKMQAGGIRHSAFTGRDVRKVAVLGGSGSFAIKSAIAAGADVFLTADLKYHQFYEAEGKLLLADIGHFESERFTKDYMAGFLSERIAHIPVVLSGEDTNPVYYL
- a CDS encoding alpha/beta hydrolase, whose protein sequence is MTKPPHTGGFLIAMRKAFTYIMTKLLGLYINILSYISPKKATKLAYRFFSEPRSGRLLKEQLPDVLKKAHAEMVTHGEFVFPMYTWKGNDTKVLLVHGWESNASRWEEFIGYLKRSGSTVIALDAPAHGLSSGVEFNVPRYAEFIDVVVKKFSPHYLVGHSLGGATALYYQSHYPNDSIEKLVILGAPSDLNTLLTNYAGLLNLNSNVFLLLRKHFFDHFRIKTDEFSGSVFASKIKVKGLLAHDVNDDIVAYKEGKKIAEAWPAAEFVTTKGLGHSMHDEKLYNRIYDFLFDKKA
- a CDS encoding zinc ribbon domain-containing protein, which codes for MANTKELSVEDKLRALYDLQLIDSRIDEIRNVRGELPLEVEDLEDEVAGLSTRLEKLKTDLESIEEQIKEKKGAIEDHKAAIKKYTEQQKNVRNNREFNSLSKEIEFQELEIQLAEKQIREMKASIEHKTETIAQSSERLEAKTSHLSHKKSELDAIMAETEKEESFLIEKSAEYEGMIEERLLNAYKRIRTSVRNGLAVVSIERGASAGSFFTIPPQTQMEIAARKKIITDEHSGRILVDSSLADEEREKMEQLFSKI